In Setaria italica strain Yugu1 chromosome I, Setaria_italica_v2.0, whole genome shotgun sequence, the genomic window gtaCTTGACATTCGAAATATTACCACTCTGATTATACATTATAGTCTTTTGAAATGGCTGAATAAGTACATAATACtgaataataaaaaaaatagatcatAATGCGGATCTCACCAATTCATAAATTTTGTGCATGCGAGTACACGATGGATGGACGtacacaaaaaataattaacaatGAGTTCATGGAACACTAAAAAGAGCAACAAATGCACGTCAGATAATTCAAGCTACATGGCCGAATATTTGTAATTCATGTGGGATCCGAAGTAAGTACTCCTTCCTCCGTTCTTAAATGCACCTAAGAgggagtactttggtgagtgtGTTAAACAAGCAGgctaagggcctgttttcttccaccttgctaaactttagttgctaaaagttgctaaattttagttgctaaactttagcaaagctgtttggatactcttgctaaaaggcatttaatgagctgtaaaaggacctatctacccttattaaaggtgcgcaggaggggggagacaagcaataaatgaggggtatatgttgtccaccccaccttttagcaagttttagcaaccaaaaacttgctaaagtgctaaactttagcaactcaactttagcaagttttagcaagggtgttttgcagtttagcagctcaaagttgctagtttagcaaggtggaagaaaacaggccctaaacaaGCGTGACTGTGCGAGCCATCAAGTAGCCAAATTCAACAGAAAGTATTCCACCAAGAGTGAATTATTTTGCTATGGAAAGACAAAGGTTTATAAGGAACAATATTCACAAATTTTTAGATGTGGAATGGGACATTTTCCTTTCCGGTATTTGGGTATTCCCATGAATCACAACAAACTCAATGATAAAGATTGGAAGGCGGTTGAAGAGCAATTTCACAAAAAGTTGAGTAGCTAGAAAGGAAAGTTGTTGATCTGTGGTGGTTGGTTAGTCCTAATAAACTCTATTTTGAGTAGCCTGGCCATGTTTATGATGTCTTTTTTTAAATACCAAAAGACATTCTTAAGAAACTGTAATTCTATAGGTCTACCTTTTCTGACAAAGTGATAACCATAAGAAGAAACACTGGTTGACGAAATGGGGAATTCTTTGTCTACCAAAAGACCAATGTGGTCTAGGAATTCTGAATCTTGAAACCCAAAATTTTGTTTCCATAGTAAGGGGTTGTATAAGCAAATAAATGAAGATAAGATTTGTTAGGAGCTTCTTACGAAGAAATACCTAAAAAAATAAGATCATTGGTGAAGTTCAATGAAGCAGGGAGATTCACACTTTTGATCAAGCCTTATGAAGGTAAAAAATTGCTTCCTTAATTTCTCCACTTTAATCTTCACAATGGTACTCAGACCAGGTTCTGGGAGGATAAGTGGTTTTGAGACTTAAAAGGGGTAATTTTAATGAAAGACAATATATCAAAAAGACATTGGAAGGGGGTCAACGATGTTGTTTGTGACAATAAGGAAACTATCCAGcacttgttctttaattgtcaTGTTGCATTGTCATGTTGCAAGATTTATTTGGAGAATCTTTACAACGGGCATTTGGTTTGCAACCTCCTAAAGATATAGCCGATTTTACCTGGGGTGTGGTTCAATTAAGTAGGCCAGCATATGCGAtctcaaatttgtgtgggagcaagtgcaatttttttttgtctattAGGCTATGTAGAAATGACATGacatttgataaaaaaaagattatAATCTTATTTGCGTGTTATTTTAAGGGGAACTTACTGGACACGTTTCTGGAGCATCCTACACAAAAAAGAACAACAGACCACTCCTAAAGTGGGCTTGTCGTACGCCGAAGATTGTAGCTATGGAGATCTTTGCCAAGCACAGGTGGTCGTCTTTTAAGAGACTTAGCACTTAATTAGTCACATCCTTACTTGGTTTGCTTTTTGAGAGTTTTTCTTTAAAACTGTTAAGCTGGCGTCTACAACTACCTGCGCTTCTTCCGGTCCTTCACGCGCACGCCGCGTCTCACCATGCACGCAGGGCTCCCTGAAGAATCGTTCAGTTAGTTGGATAGGAACTCTCCTGTACTTGTATATAATCTGTACATCGGTGATCAATACAAAGTGTTGTTCATCCAAGTCTGTTTCTACATGGTTTCAGTGACCGACAGATCCACCCTCTCCAATCCGTTCGCCACAGCTTCCACCCCCATGGCTCAATCGTCGGCTaactcttctgcttcctctgcctcctccgACGATTTCTCTGATGCAGCCCCTCCTCAACCAGCTCCGGTCGCCGTCCTTCAGACGGTGAATGTCCGCTCCCACGTCCCCATTCTACTTGACTTTGATGCGGCCAACTACAGTCAATGGCGTTGCTTCTTCGATTCTGTTCTCGGCAAGTTTGGCCTTGACGATCATGTGCGCTCTCCGACGCCGCTCGCCCAGCACACCGCTGAGTGGTGCCAAATCAACAGCTGCCTCGTCAATTGGATCTACACCACCATTGACAAGAACATCTTCGATCTCATCCACAAGCCCCGCATCACGGCGTTCTCGCTATGGTCTGACGTCGAGGGCCACTTCCACGACAACGAGCTTGAGCGCGCTGTTCTTCTGGAGGCTGAATTCCGCAGCATCCAGCAAGGCGACCTGTCCATCCACGACTACTGCACGAAGCTCAAGCGCCTCGCCGACCAGCTTCGTGACGTCAGCCATCCTGTTTCAAAACCAAGTCAGGTTCTCAACCTCCTCCGCGGACTCAGCCCCAAGTACCGTCATGTGAAGCCGGTAATCAAATCCAAGTCCCCACCCCACACCTTCCGCAGTGCGATGTCGTACCTGCTCCTGGAGGAGGCCAGCAACTCCCACGACGCCACGGCGGACGCCGCGCAGGCTTACCTCGCTCGCCACGGTGGCTCCGCTACTGGTGGATCCTCCAATGGAAGCTTCGGCGGATCCGGCGATTCCGGCTCCGGCTCGCGCTCCCGCTATAGAAACAAGAAGAAAGGACGGGGCTATGGCTCCTCCTCCGACGCTCCACCCcctgctggtggtggcggcggtggcggtctACCTCAACACTCCACCCCACCGTCTGCTCCGTGGACCGATGGTTATAATCTGTGGACCGGCTTGGTCCAGGCCTCTGCGGGCCCCGGGCTCTGGTGTCCTCGTCCCACGACCGCCGTTCCCGCCACAGCAGGCTATGGCGACACTTCATCAGCCGCAACTTCCTACTCTCCAAGGTCCTCCATAGCCAAGCGCCGCCACCTGGGATCCTTTGGCCCTCTCCACCGTATTGAACACCGCCAGCATCGCCACACTGCTGCCAAGCGCCGCTGAATGGTTCCTGGGCACAAGAGCCAGCAACCACATGTCCTCTTCTGCTCGTAACCTCCATTCTTCCcgtcccctttcttcttctatTATAGTTGGAAATGGTGCTCGCACGCATGCAGCCGACATCTCCTTTCCCACATCATCCCATCCTTTTCATCTACGCAATATTCTTGTTTCTCCTGCTCTAGTCAAGAACCTTGTTTCCATCCACCAATTAACCTGTGATAATAACATTTCGATTGAGTTTGATCCCTCTGGTTTCTCTATAAAGGATCTTCCCACCAGAATGGAGACTCTCCGCTGTGACAGCTCCGGCGACCTCTACCCACTGCGACTGCCACAACCTCTCTCCCTCACTGCATCTCTGTCGACAACGGTGGATTTGTGGCATCAGTGGCTTGGGCATCCTGGCTCCCATTTGTTAGCTCAGGTTTTGCAGTCTTTTGATTTTAGTTGCAATAAGTCTGAGGCTCACTCTTGCCATTCATGTCGTTTGGGCAAGCATGTTCGCCTTCCTTTCAGTTTTTCTGAAACCAAAACCCATTTCCCTTTCAACTTGTGCATTTGGATGTCTGGACATCACCTGTGCTTAGCATTTCAGGTTTTAAATactatgttgtgttcctggatgATTTCACACATTACATCTGGACGTTCCCGATTCGTAACAAGTCGGACGTTTTTCCCATCATTCGATCCTTCCACGCATACATTCAGACACAGTTCAGGCTCCCTCTTCTAGCGTTGCAAACTGACAATGGCAGGGAGTATGACTCCCATGCTCTACGTGCCTTCTTCCATACCCACGGGATCTCCCTCCGTCTCTCCTGTCCGTATACCTCGCAGCAAAATGGCAAGGCGGAACCGTGCTACGTACTATTAACGATTGTTTACGTACCCTGTTGATTCATAACGCAGCTCCTCCAAAGTTCTGGGCTGAGGCACTGAATACAGTAACATTCTTACTGAATCAGTGGCCGTGCCGCGCTACCGGTGTTGTGACGCCACATGAGCTTCTCCTTGGTGTACCTCCATGCTACGACATGCTTCGGGTCTTGGGGTGCCTTTGCTACCCCAACCTCGGCGCCATGGCACCCAACAAACTCAGTCCGCGCTCCACTGCCTGCATCTTCCTCGGCTATCCGTCGGGTCATCGTGGCTACCGCTGCTACGACCTCGCCACGCGACGTGTCATCACGTCCAAGCATGTCGTCTTCGACAAAACTCGCTTCCCACTCCGCAACACTGTACCGGCACCTTGGACGGCACCTCCTACGGCGCTCATCGATGACGACCCGCTGCTGCGGCGACACGACTTCGCGCCCTTAGCTCGACAGCCGCAACAGTCACCGCGCTCGCCGGTGGCCACTCCGCCACCTTCGTCCTCGCCACAAGCTCCCTCACCTGCTCCGTCCATGCCACCTACGATGTCCTTCCCACCTCCATCGCATGGTGCCCACGACGACGCCGTGCCCGTCGCTCGCCAGCCGAAGCTCcggctccaccgccgcgccaTCATATGACGACGTGCTCTCGGGCCAGCGTGTTCAAGCCCAACCCCAAGTATGCACTGGCCAGCACGTCGTCCGCACTCTCGCTGGTTCCAgctccgcctgcgccgccctgaagGATCCACACTAGCGCGCCGCCATGCAATAAGAGTTTGATGCCCTGCTAGCCAACCAGACATGGCGCCTCGTTCCATGTCCACCACATGCCCACGTCATCACcggcaagtgggtgttcaagcaTAAGCTCAACCCCGACGGCTCGCTCGAGAGGTACAAGGTGCGGTGGGTTGTTCGCGGCTTCCACCAGCGCCCGAGCATCGACTTCACGGAGACATTCTCACCAGTCATGAAGCCAGCCACGATTAGGACTGTGCTCACCCTGATCGCATCCCATCGTTGGCCGGCTAATCAGCTAGATGGTTCCAACGCTTTCCTTCATGGGAATCTCCAAGAACAAGTCTACTACTAGCAGCTGGTTCGTTTCGCCGATCCGGATCGTCCCAATGATGTGTGTCTTCTCTCTCGATCGTTGTACGGTCTTCGTCAAGCTCCTCGTGTGTGGTTCCTGCGCTTCGTCGGCCATGTCCTCACACTCAACTTTGTCCAGTCTCGCACTGATACATCCCTCTTTGTTCTTTGCCAAGGCACCAACAACACGTACCTTCTCCTGTACATCGATGACATGATCCTCTCCGCTTCTTCGGTAGCCTTGCTCCAACAGATCATCGGCCATCTCAAAGTGGAGTTTGCCATCAAGGACATGGGTTCTCTGCAGTTCTTCCTCGGCATCGACGTTCAGCGCCGCGGTGATAGGTTCTTCCTCTCCTAAGCGGCGTACACGCGTGATATCCTTGAGCGTGCGGGCATGGCCAACTGCAAGCCGGCATCGACACCGGCTGACACCAGCACAAAGGCGTCCAACTCTGAAGGGAACCTAATCTTCGACGCCTTGTGGTACCGGAGTATGGCTGGCGCTCTCCAATACCTCACGCTCACACGACCTGACATAGCCTACGCCATCCAACAGGTCTGTTTGCATATGCACGCCCCTCGCACTTGCCACGCCAACATTCTGAAGCATGTTCTTCGGTACCTCAAGGGCACCATTGGTTTCGGTCTTCACCTGCTCGCCACGGCTACGCTGTCGTTGCTTGCCTACACCGACACCGATTGGGCTGGCTGCCCAGACACTCACTAGGCCACGTCGGGGTTTTGCGCCTTCCTCGGTGATTCCCtagtgtcttggtcctccaagagACAAAACACAGTCTCATGATCCAGCACGGAGGCTGAGTATCGCGGCATTGCCAACACCGTCGTGGAATGTTCCTGGCTGCGGCACTTGCTTGGCGAGCTACACCATGGCGTCCAGAAGGCTATGGTTGTGTACTGCGACAGCGTGTCGTCTGTATACATGTCTCGGAATCCAGTTCATCACCAACGCACAAAACAGATCAAGCTCGACATAAATTTTGTTCGGGAGAAAGTTGCCCTTGGCGAGCTTCGCGTTCTTCATGTGCCAAGCGACAGATAGTTTGCGGATATCTTCATGAGGGGCTTCCGTTTGCGCTACACGATGATTTTCGAGTCGGTCTCTGCGTCGGGCAACCCTACGCTAAGactgaggggggggggggtttaagATGGCATCTACAACTACCTGTGCTTCTTCCAGTCCTTCACGCGCACGCAACATCTCGCCATGCACGCCGGGCTCCCTGAAGAATCGTTCAGTTAGTTGGATCGTTCAGTTAGTTGGATAGGAACTCTCCTGTACTTGTATATAATCTGTACATCGGTGATCAATACAAAGTGCTGTTCATCCGAGTCTGTTTCTACAAAAACTGTTGTACACAGGTTGGTTGCGTGCAAAACTCTTGCACTAGAATAAAATTTCTTTtcctaaaaatattttttatcattGGGGAAGCACCAGTGATCAAAGAGTATCGATTTCATTTGAGACGATGAAAAATTAAGGATCCAACCATTCTTTTGGTTGGGGGTGTAGGGGTAAACGATAACATAAGAATGTTGTGCACACGTAGGACTTCAAAAATGAAGGTAAAAGAGCGGCTTAGCATAACAAATGCTTGAGCTTCCTGGGTCACTGTAATTTGTAAAGTCCACACAATTTGTTTCCCGTGTTTTTTTAGCATTTATACATGGCCTGTGTTGAACCTGAGTTTGAACCATTGTAATTTGTAAACTCCACAATTGTTTTCCTGTGATTttgtgtactccctccattccaaattgtaagtcattccaagaatcttggagagtcaaagcatctcaagtttgaccaaatttatatgataatataataacatttatgatgtcaactaactatcattagattctttatcaattatattttcatagtatatctatttgatgtcataaatctttatatttttctttaNNNNNNNNNNNNNNNNNNNNNNNNNNNNNNNNNNNNNNNNNNNNNNNNNNNNNNNNNNNNNNNNNNNNNNNNNNNNNNNNNNNNNNNNNNNNNNNNNNNNatgacttacaatttgggacggagggagtagcatttatACATGACATGTGTTGAAGCTGAGTTTCTTCCCCTGGCCCTGTTAATTTATCCTCACAAAACAAGTGATATGGTGATTTAACCGTGAAATTGTGAAAATACCACGTTACCAATTTGGTCAATCATCAATGTCCATTGCCACACagatactccttccgtcccaaaacAAGTCAGCCTATAAATTTTAGAACAAATTAACAAGGTAAAATGACATCGTTTTCCCCtatttattagccatatttGGTACTAATTGACTGCTACATACATATATGCACACATGACAAATTGAAtataatgacttgtttttttgatgaattttaaATCATAGAATGATTTTTTTTGACTGAGGAAGTACATAATATTCTCTCCGCATCttatgctgtttttttttacaatgcTAGGCAAGCTGGTGTACCAAGGATCAGAAAATGATATGTAACACATGGTGGGCTGGAGAGCAGGCCGTCCGATTAGAGCAAAAGCATCAATGGACCAATTTTTTTCGTTCTTGATTGGCTAACAAGCCCATTTTCCTCTCACACAATCACACTTTTAGTCCGGCCCAAAAGGACGCCTCCTTCCACTATTTTATCGCACAACATCTCCGATCGCTTTTCGGCGCCGCAACAtctgcctccccgtccccgtcccgcCAATCCTATCTGGCTTCCGGAAGCCAGTTTGCTTATACGGCCTCCGGTGCTTTAAGAGTCGTACAACAATTATTAACCGTCCgatctccccgcgccgccgggcttcgccgccgccgcccctgcgcgCGGCTCGGCCGGCGCGCctcggccccgccaccgcccctgggcaccgccgccgcccctgggcGCGGCTCGGGTGGCGCGTCGTTGGGCCTCTGCTactcccccgcgccagccgtcCTGCACCACCCTGGCCACCTCCGCAGTGCCGTCGCCCTGCCGGGCCGCCCCGCCAGAGGTGctggccgcgcgccgcggcggctggcCGCCCCGCCGGAGGTGCTGGACGCGCGCCGCGGTGGCTGGACGCGCGCCGTCGCCCCGCCGGAGTTGCGGACCGCGCGCCGTCGCCCCCGTTGGTGGTGCtggtcccgcgccgccgccccctcgcccaGGCGGCTAGCCGCGCACGCATGACGTACAAGGGCGCCGGAGTGGACAtcgacgccggcgccgagctTGTGCGCCGCATTCGCAAGATGACACCCGGGATTGGCGGCTTCGGTGGTCACTACATCTTAGGTAATGCATTGCGAATTTGCGATCGCCTTGTCTTTGCTAACTTCGATCTCGTCCTCTTTAATTTGTTTTTGCTGGAATTTCTGTGTCTTTTCCATGTTGGTAGAAAAAAAGTGGCCGTGTATGCTTGTGCCCTTTTTCAAGttagtaaaaaaaaacactggaTTTTGTTCCTTTTGTAAGTAAGCAATTATCGTCTATGCTTGTGCTTAGATGGAAAATTGGTTGGGGGTGATAAAGGCCTTGTTGGTTAACTAAGTGTAAACAAATTTGTTGAGTATATAGCTGTTGAGAATGCGCAGTTGTGGAAAGCGACAAGTGTGGGAAGCGAGTTTTTCCTTCAGTCAGCTACGATATCCAGAGGTCCTTTGGTGTAGTAGAGTGGTACTTCCAATTTTATTATCCTTCATCGCGTAGGTCTTTCTGAAAATTTTGCTTCTGTGATGCTTTGGTGAGCAGGGGATAATTGCTATGTTGAGGTAACTGGTGGTGTAGGGACAAAACTGAAGCTTGCTTTTGAAACCAGTATTCATGATACAATTGGTGTTGACCTGGTATGTGCTCACTTTGCTATATGCCCTGTGTTTTCCTTATCCGCCACAGTGACTGAATGGTTTTAGATCTTTATGTCAGGTGGCTATGAGTGTCAATGACATTGTAACTTCAGGTGCAAGACCATTGTTCTTCCAAGATTACTATGGAGCAAGCTTGATGTTGACCTTGCAGAGAAGGCACTGACATTATTTTTTGCTTACTTAAACACAACAATTTTTCCctgctcatttttattgtgccggttttctgcgcattgacattttgatttttctctcATAACTTCTCTATGCATATTGCAGGTTATCAAGGGGATTGTGGATAGGTGTCAACAATCAGACTGTGTTCACCTGGGAGGAGAGGTGAGATTCTCTGAAATTACCATGATTCAACAATTTAACCCAGTGGTGGTTATCCTAGCTTCCAAGTCACTAAAGCATATGGTTGGACCAAATATGTTCCACTGCAGTACTGAATACAGTTGCTGCATACTAATATcttactaggatcgtgcccgtgcgttgctacgggctaGAAAACATTTATATTGCAATTCATCGAGCATTCAATGCATCCAAGAACGTAGTTAAAGATCCCTCCAGTCTCAATACAAAACCAGCAATTACCACTTCAGTCTAAGCATATACATCAACCAATTACAAGTGATTGTCTGGCATTATAATCTTAGCACCCAAAACTCTTTAGTAGTAGCACTAATTTTCCAGCATGTTAAGCTATGCATACAGGAAATTTGCTAGCTACAGGTGCTAAAGTGGACTAAATAAATGATATCACGATCCTTTAAAGATTACTTGTTATCATTGTCTTTCCAAGACGTCAGGATACTGAAATTCATGCTAAGCACGTTTTTCATGTAAACACCGTACCAACTGACATGATATTGTATTGCTCTACAACtatgtcgtcgacataagcaAGGATGTTTCTGCGAAGCTGTGGGGCGAGCATGATGGCGGTCATTCTCAAAAATCTTTGGCCTAAATTCTTCAGCCCCTCTAGCATTCTTACGAAGCAGAAGGTTCCAAACGAGGTGACGAAGCCTATTTTTCCTTCGTCCTCCTTCTTTATTCTAATCTGATGATACCCTGAGAATAGATCCAAGAACGAAAGCATTTCGCTGTTAGCAGCATCGTCCATCACTTTATCTACCCTTTCCAGTGGGTAATCATCTTTGGGACAAGCCTTGTTTAGGTCCGTGAAAtctatacacattctccatctTCCATTCTTCTTTTTGATCGGAACAGTATTGGCAAGCCATTCTAGGTATAGTATGGGCCTAATCACATTAGCTTCGAGCAACTTGTCCACCTCCGCCTTCACTGCCTGTGCCTTTTCTTCGTACATCTTTCTCAatttttgtttcttcagctTCACGCCAAGCCTAATATCGAGGTTGTGTTCAATTATCTCTCTATCTACCCCCTGGAGATCACTTGCGGACCAGGCAAAGACATCCTTGTTCCTGTTTAATAACGTGATCAGTTTGAGCTCCTCCTCGTGATCGAGGTTAGCCCCGATGGTAACATGTTTGTCCACAATGTAATCGTCAAGAAGGACCCTTTTGGTTTCACCATCAGCACT contains:
- the LOC106804241 gene encoding uncharacterized protein LOC106804241, producing MANCKPASTPADTSTKASNSEGNLIFDALWYRSMAGALQYLTLTRPDIAYAIQQVCLHMHAPRTCHANILKHVLRYLKGTIGFGLHLLATATLSLLAYTDTDWAGCPDTH